Proteins encoded in a region of the Populus nigra chromosome 3, ddPopNigr1.1, whole genome shotgun sequence genome:
- the LOC133688916 gene encoding glucan endo-1,3-beta-glucosidase 5, translated as MGRRQYLLCFFFLCLISSDQGLVKGVVGLACNWGTQSTHPLPANIAVKLLKENGFNKVKLFEADPAALKALGKSGIQVMVGIPNEFLAPLASSVQVAINWVQQNVSSYISRYGTDIRYVAVGNEPFLQTFKDTFLNTTFPALQNIQAALIKAGLGKQVKVTVPLNADVYQTDSGLPSGGNFRSDIHGLMISIIKFLSNNNAPLTINIYPFLSLYADPHFPVDYAFFNGTSAPVVDGSISYTNVFEANFDTLISALEKNGFSSMPVIVGEVGWPTDGDRNANMDYARRFNQALVDRINQGQGTPKRKTPPDIYLFALTDEDAKSVRPGNFERHWGIFYYDGAIKYQMDMGNGKPLVPAKGVRYLARQWCVMSPEASISDPYLPNSIAYACSYADCTSLGYGSSCGALDARSNASYAFNMYYQTVDQRNGACSFSNLSTLTKVDPSQNPCRFEIMMDLGKHETPPRRSFAGRKENPAAMMAFISALILIICGAY; from the exons ATGGGTCGTCGTCAATACTTgctatgcttcttcttcttgtgcCTAATTAGTAGTGATCAAGGTCTAGTCAAGGGAGTGGTAGGGCTGGCATGTAACTGGGGGACTCAGTCAACTCACCCTCTTCCGGCTAACATAGCGGTCAAGCTTTTGAAggaaaatggttttaataagGTGAAGCTGTTTGAGGCTGATCCTGCTGCACTCAAGGCACTAGGGAAGTCTGGAATCCAAGTTATGGTTGGGATACCAAATGAGTTTCTAGCACCCCTAGCAAGTAGTGTTCAGGTTGCTATAAACTGGGTCCAACAAAATGTATCCAGCTATATATCCAGATATGGGACTGATATTAG GTATGTAGCTGTGGGAAATGAACCTTTCCTCCAGACCTTCAAAGACACTTTCCTTAACACAACATTTCCAGCACTTCAAAATATTCAAGCAGCCTTGATAAAAGCTGGATTAGGGAAGCAAGTAAAGGTCACGGTACCATTAAATGCAGATGTGTACCAGACAGACAGTGGCCTGCCTTCTGGTGGCAACTTCCGATCAGATATCCATGGCCTCATGATCTCTATCATCAAGTTTCTCAGTAACAATAATGCTCCCCTTACCATTAATATCTACCCATTCCTCAGCCTTTATGCTGACCCCCATTTCCCGGTCGACTATGCCTTCTTCAACGGCACCTCCGCCCCAGTTGTCGATGGTTCCATATCTTACACCAATGTCTTTGAGGCCAACTTTGACACCCTCATTTCAGCTCTTGAAAAGAACGGTTTCTCATCAATGCCTGTCATTGTTGGTGAGGTTGGATGGCCAACAGATGGTGACCGCAATGCGAATATGGACTATGCTCGCCGGTTCAATCAAGCCCTTGTCGATCGTATAAATCAAGGCCAAGGCACCCCAAAACGTAAAACTCCACCAGATATCTACCTATTCGCACTCACAGACGAGGATGCGAAGAGTGTCCGACCTGGAAATTTCGAAAGGCACTGGGGTATCTTCTATTATGATGGAGCCATCAAGTACCAAATGGATATGGGTAATGGTAAACCTCTTGTTCCAGCGAAAGGTGTAAGATATTTGGCGAGGCAGTGGTGTGTGATGTCACCTGAAGCCAGCATTTCTGACCCCTACTTGCCTAACAGCATTGCCTATGCCTGCAGTTATGCAGACTGCACAAGTCTGGGATATGGATCTTCCTGCGGTGCACTAGATGCTAGAAGCAATGCATCTTATGCTTTTAACATGTACTATCAGACCGTGGATCAAAGGAATGGTGCGtgttctttttctaatttatcaACCCTTACAAAAGTTGATCCATCTCAAAATCCTTGTCGATTTGAGATCATGATGGATCTAGGAAAGCACGAGACACCTCCTAGACGTTCATTTGCAGGAAGAAAGGAAAATCCGGCAGCAATGATGGCTTTCATATCGGCGCTGATACTGATCATTTGTGGTGCTTACTGA